The DNA sequence TTTACCTCATTCCGAAGGAACTCAGACCCTTAAGAACGATGAGTAGGAAAAGAGCATATGAATGCTATTTGGCAACGGGGATTGGGTGTAGTTGTTGTGTTGTTCAGTCTCTCGACTGCTAGCGCGCATACCTTGAATGCACAACAGAAGTTGTCTCTGTGCGGTGAGCCAATTTCAGCGATTGGGGTCGACAGTGGCGATGCATGTATGCGTGCCGCGTCGACAATGACGATACACACCTACACATGCGGATCGAGATTGATGGAAAGTCGCAGGCGACCGCCGTTGAGGATGGTCAGATGCAAGCTGTTCGCGCGTCCGATGTGGGAGTGGAGCTTGTCCCAAAGGGGGTTGATGCCAGCGGGCGCGTAAGCCTCACGTACCATGTGGTCGATTTTTCGAATGATAAGGATGGATTCGGACATGGACTGTTGCCTGACTACGCACTGCTACCAGTCGGCATGACAGCCAAGACCGAAAGTCTAGCGGGCCATCAAATCGGCATAACTGTCGAATCGATACACGATTAAATCGGAAAACGGAATACACCAGATGCGAGAAACAATTCTTGAGCGGATTGAACGCACTACCGGCGTGATGCGCCCGCCGGAATTGAAAGCGCTTGCGGAAGCCTATGAGATGGAAGCGATGTTGCGGGACGCAGGCTTGTTGGGTGGCTAGGATGAGCGTGCCGTCAGCGCACCACTCGCACGACCCAAAAGTAACCACGGAAAACAATGGACAACACGGTCATCGAGCATAGCCTGTACTGCGACGAGCGCAATTCGTTCTCATCGTCTGAGTACAACGTGGGCTTCAGCGTTGGCTCGTACATCGACGGAGGGCGTTCGCTCGGTCGCCGCTTTGGGTTCGTTGAACAAGGTGCTTATCGTCCGTTCGGCAGCCTTCAATTGGCCGTGCGTGCGTTGGCCTGGGCGTTGCATCAAGACGGCTATCCCATTGAATGCCGCCCGGCGACTCACGACACGTGGAGTCCGGTCATTGAACCGAGATTCGACGCCGTGACCTTGCCTCGTTTCCACGTACAGCAACTCACGCTGCTTTTTGTGCGGTCTCGTAATCGCACGGTGTCCGGTAACCGATCGACGAATGGATGCGCTGTCGATTGTAAAATCCTTCGATCCAATCGACTACATCTAGGCGCGCCTGCGCGCGTGTTTCGTACCGACATCGCGACGTTTGCTCGACTTTTAACGTCTTGAAGAAGCTTTCCATTGGTGCGTTATCCCAGGCGTTTGCGCGCCGACTCATCGACATCGTCATGTGGTACTGACTGACCAATTCCCTGTAGCGCCAGCTTGCATATTGACTGCCGCGGTCCGAATGTAAAATCAACCCTGATCCTGGACGACGCTGCCAATACGCCGATCGTAAAGCATTAGAGACCAGTTCGGCATCAATGCGCTCGGACATTGACCATCCCACAATTCTGCGACTGCCCAGGTCCAGAATCGCGGCCAAGTACAGCCACCCCTCTGCGGTGGGCAAATACGTGATATCACTCACCCACGCCTGATTCACATCCCAGCCGTCGAATCGTCTGTCCAGTACGTTTGGCGCTACCGGCAAACGATGAGCCGAGTCAGTCGTCGCAAGCCACCTCCGGCGGTAGACTGGACGCAGTCCTTGACGCACAAGGCTGCGTCGTACACGTTCCGCACCGGTTTTCACACCTCGTGCGTTCAGTTCTTTAACCAGTCGTGGACGACCGTACGTGGCCCGGCTTCGCGCGTGCTCGGCGGCTACGTGAGCATCGAATTCAGTACGCCGCAGCGCCCGCGCGCTTGGCCCTCGCACACGCCACTGACAGTAGCCGCTGCGTGAAACGCACAGCAACCGGCAAAGCCTGCTGACAGCGTATCGGTCGCGGCTAGCGTCGATCCATGCATACTTCACCGCGACCCCTTCGCGAAGTATGCCGTCGCTTTTGAGAGTATTTCTATATCCAACTTTGCACTCGCCAGCTCCTTGCGAAGCCGGCTATTTTCCGCCTCCAGCTCTGAGACCGCTGGCTTCGTGCGGGGCGCTGGCACCGCAACTTCAGCAACGCTCACTACACCTTGTTTCAACTGTAGCCGCGCCCAATTTCCGATCGTCGCCACCGGCACGCCCAGACGCCGTGCCGCCTCGTTATGCCCGACAGAATTCGCCAGCCGCGCCGCCTCCTCTCGGAATTCCTCCGTGTAGCGACGATTCGGTACATTCTTTTCGCTCATCTTTGCCTCCGTTCAACAGATTATCCATCTACTCTGCTGTACGTTGTTTCGAGGCAAGGTCACCGATACATGCTGCCGAGTCATGCCTAAGGCTGGGATGCCGGTGTATGACCTGACTCCCGAATCCGACGATGATTTTTAAGAGATGGTTTCAGAAAGACATTGCGGGGCTGTTAACTTTCTCGACATGCTGTAATGGGATGGTCACCCCCACCTAACAGCGAGTGGATTGACCGAACTTCTCAGCGGAGGCCGTGCCATGCAAAACGTTACGTTAGTCGGTATCGATTTGGGTAAGCACTCATTTCACGTTCATGGGCAGGACAGAACCGGTAAAGCGGTGTTTCGCAAAAAATTCTCGCGAAAGCAACTGCTTGAGTTCTTCGCCAACTTTAACGGCTGCACTATCGCGATGGAGGCGTGTGCTGGTGCTCATTGGATGGCACGCAGGCTCAACGAGTTCGGACACGTTGTAAAGCTGATTTCTCCACAATTTGTTCGACCGTTCATCAAAAGCAACAAAAACGATCGTCGATGCTGAAGCAATTTGCGAGGCTGCTTCGCGACCGTCGATGCGCTTTGTGACACCAAAGACCGAAACTCAGCAAACGCTTTTAGCACTGCACCGCGTGCGTCAGGCTCTGGTGCGCGATCGGGTATGCACTACCAACCAGATGCACGGGTTTCTGCTTGAGTTCGGTGTGAGTCTGCCCGTGGGAAACGCTGTTGTGAAGCGGTTAGCGTTGGTGCTCGCTGAACATCAATTGCCGGCGCGCCTCATCGCAATTCTTGAACGATTGCATGAACACTTTAAATACCTTACCGAGCAAATAGCTGATATTGAAAAGGAAATGCAGCGGCAACTTTCAGAGGATGCCCTCGGGCAACGGTTGTTGACGGTTCCTGGTATTGGTCCCATCACCGCAAGCCTTCTTGCCTCGGAGCTCGGCGACGGAAAGCAGTATCGATGCAGCCGAGACTTCGCCGCTGCGGTGGGGCTGGTGCCAAGGCAATTCAGTACAGGTGGAAGATCGACCCTGCTCGGTATATCGAAGCGAGGCGACAAGAATATTCGGCATCTGCTCGTCCAGTGCGCCCGATCATTCATGCTACGGCTAGATAAGCAATCCGGACCTGTAGCAGATTGGACCCGGGCGATGCTCACACGGCGACATTCCTGCGTGGTTGCATGTGCGTTAGCCAGTAAGCTTGCAAGAATAGCGTGGGCAATCGTGAGCCATAACACTGTTTTTAAAGGTCAAGCGACAGCCTCAGTTGCGTAAGATGCGTCACCTGCGAGTGTCAGTAATCAATCAATCTGGTTTTGCGACTGCTGATAATTGATGACGTGGACGGCAAAACGACCCGGCGGAGATCCTGATAGGTTAACGAGCTTTCGAAGCTGACGCTGGGCGGTCTCAAGTCGAAGTGCAACAGCTAGGTTAATGTTTAGATGACGTTGCTAGATCCGCTGCTTGTAGCGTCGCGGCGAATACCTCGAAG is a window from the Burkholderia sp. PAMC 26561 genome containing:
- a CDS encoding IS3 family transposase (programmed frameshift): MSEKNVPNRRYTEEFREEAARLANSVGHNEAARRLGVPVATIGNWARLQLKQGVVSVAEVAVPAPRTKPAVSELEAENSRLRKELASAKLDIEILFKSDGILREGVAVKYAWIDASRDRYAVSRLCRLLCVSRSGYCQWRVRGPSARALRRTEFDAHVAAEHARSRATYGRPRLVKELNARGVKTGAERVRRSLVRQGLRPVYRRRWLATTDSAHRLPVAPNVLDRRFDGWDVNQAWVSDITYLPTAEGWLYLAAILDLGSRRIVGWSMSERIDAELVSNALRSAYWQRRPGSGLILHSDRGSQYASWRYRELVSQYHMTMSMSRRANAWDNAPMESFFKTLKVEQTSRCRYETRAQARLDVVDWIEGFYNRQRIHSSIGYRTPCDYETAQKAA